Proteins from a single region of Litoribacterium kuwaitense:
- a CDS encoding DeoR/GlpR family DNA-binding transcription regulator, with the protein MLQAERRHHIMKQLQASGTIYIEKLASEYNVSTMTIRRDLASLEEEGKLVRSHGGAVLPETLAPEVPYYTKLSSYTTEKEQIAKKAVALIPEHARILLDSGTTNLEIAKLLKPRDDLLIVTNDAKISIELLHSDCQVISTGGELQKDVGAFIGSHVQELLRQIKVDIVFIGANAIHLSEGISTPTLEKSHIKRLMLKSARSKWIVADHSKFNKRSFAHVCDFDEVNGIITDSQIDEHTKEQLEKITNVY; encoded by the coding sequence ATGCTCCAGGCAGAACGACGCCATCACATCATGAAACAACTTCAAGCATCAGGAACCATTTATATCGAAAAACTGGCCTCAGAGTACAACGTATCCACAATGACCATCCGTCGTGACCTTGCTTCCTTGGAAGAGGAAGGTAAGCTGGTACGGTCCCACGGGGGAGCTGTTCTTCCAGAAACACTAGCCCCGGAAGTTCCCTACTACACGAAGCTTTCCAGTTACACAACCGAGAAGGAACAAATTGCCAAGAAAGCGGTAGCGTTGATTCCTGAACACGCTCGCATCTTATTGGATTCAGGCACCACAAACCTTGAAATCGCTAAACTTCTAAAACCACGAGATGACCTGCTGATCGTCACCAATGATGCAAAAATCTCTATAGAGCTTCTCCATTCAGACTGTCAAGTCATTTCCACCGGTGGCGAGCTCCAAAAAGATGTGGGCGCGTTTATTGGATCCCACGTTCAGGAATTATTACGACAAATCAAAGTGGACATCGTTTTTATAGGAGCCAATGCGATACATTTATCCGAAGGCATCTCTACACCCACTTTAGAAAAATCTCATATAAAGAGACTCATGCTCAAAAGCGCTCGTTCGAAATGGATTGTTGCTGACCACAGCAAGTTTAATAAGCGCTCCTTTGCTCATGTGTGTGATTTTGATGAAGTGAATGGAATAATTACCGACAGTCAAATCGATGAGCACACAAAGGAACAACTCGAAAAAATAACGAATGTGTATTGA
- a CDS encoding four-carbon acid sugar kinase family protein: MDIVVLCDDLTGANATGVKLTKKGFKTATVIHGLPLPESGYDALCLDTDSRYVTASQARNRVMAALKESSKIGQANMYSKRIDSTLRGNIGIEIEAMLEFLEEDAIAIVVSSFPDSGRTTIGGFLLVDNVPLQQTDVATDPIRPLTTSKVEEMIHLQTDLPITTLGLDVVLEGQEKLEQEINRVKQHFKIICIDAVTDEHIDLIADVVNNIQTPVLSVDPGPFTAAYANRKVDHAQKSQKYLITIGSVTSQTGLQIDYFTQKTKVKPIYVNPANLATFTEKWSHEVNRVVQEAEDTLQHTDILLITTYHPGHNILDLSSMAVKEDTTEGGLAKRITDGLGAISRRVLEKNRDVFKGCYLSGGDVTASVGSITRAHGIELHDEIMPLAAFGSFIDGYLDGMPVVTKGGMIGDKKALYTCMNYLISSTKNT; this comes from the coding sequence ATGGATATCGTTGTGCTCTGTGATGATTTAACAGGTGCAAATGCAACAGGCGTGAAATTGACCAAAAAAGGATTTAAAACCGCAACGGTCATACACGGCCTTCCGTTGCCTGAATCTGGATACGATGCGCTCTGTTTAGATACAGACAGTCGCTATGTCACAGCGAGCCAAGCACGAAATCGTGTGATGGCCGCACTAAAAGAAAGCTCAAAGATCGGTCAGGCAAATATGTACAGTAAACGAATAGATAGTACCTTAAGAGGAAATATCGGCATTGAAATTGAAGCAATGCTTGAATTTTTAGAAGAAGATGCCATCGCCATTGTCGTTTCTTCTTTTCCTGACTCTGGACGAACAACGATAGGCGGATTTCTTCTCGTCGACAATGTACCTCTTCAGCAAACTGATGTCGCCACTGATCCGATACGTCCGTTAACAACTTCCAAAGTAGAAGAAATGATCCATCTTCAAACAGATCTTCCCATTACTACACTAGGTCTTGATGTCGTTCTAGAGGGTCAGGAAAAACTAGAACAAGAAATCAATCGTGTAAAACAACATTTTAAAATCATTTGTATCGATGCAGTTACAGATGAACACATCGATTTGATTGCTGATGTTGTGAATAATATTCAGACGCCTGTTCTCTCCGTCGACCCTGGACCTTTTACAGCGGCTTATGCGAATAGAAAAGTGGATCATGCACAAAAAAGCCAAAAGTATTTAATCACAATCGGAAGTGTTACTTCCCAAACTGGGCTGCAGATTGATTACTTCACGCAAAAAACGAAGGTCAAACCAATCTATGTCAACCCTGCGAACCTTGCAACATTTACAGAAAAGTGGAGTCACGAGGTTAACCGAGTCGTGCAGGAAGCGGAGGATACATTACAGCACACAGATATTCTCCTCATTACAACCTACCATCCCGGTCATAATATTCTAGACCTGTCGTCGATGGCTGTAAAAGAAGACACAACAGAAGGCGGTCTTGCCAAACGAATCACAGACGGTTTAGGTGCCATCAGCCGCCGAGTGTTAGAAAAGAATCGAGATGTCTTTAAAGGCTGCTACCTTAGCGGCGGAGATGTAACCGCTTCCGTAGGGTCCATTACCCGCGCCCATGGCATCGAGTTACATGATGAGATTATGCCATTAGCAGCGTTTGGAAGCTTCATTGACGGCTACTTAGATGGAATGCCTGTCGTCACGAAAGGGGGCATGATTGGTGATAAGAAAGCCTTGTACACCTGTATGAATTACTTAATCTCTTCTACAAAAAACACTTAA
- the pdxA gene encoding 4-hydroxythreonine-4-phosphate dehydrogenase PdxA, whose protein sequence is MSNKNNPTIAIPIGDPAGIGPEIVIKSLAQKEIYDVCNPLVIGDKDVLETIMEAIDTHLNIHIIKKTNEANYEPGTIDLIDLNNVEIDSYEMGVVSGMCGQASYEYIKKAHDLIENEEADAICTPPINKESLQASDVPYIDHTAMLSAFTDSHDPMTMFEVNDLRIFFLTRHVSLKDSIPMMTKERVEDYLIRCKEALELLGIDEPKLALAGLNPHSGEGGLFGREEIDELTPGLEAARQRGVEVNGPVPADSVFHQAAHGKYDAVLSLYHDQGHIAAKMYDFERTVSVTNGLPYLRTSVDHGTAFDIAGKGIASSVSMVEAIKAAAKYTPFFRKQIK, encoded by the coding sequence ATGAGCAATAAAAATAACCCTACGATCGCAATTCCTATCGGAGACCCTGCAGGAATCGGACCTGAAATCGTTATTAAATCACTGGCACAAAAAGAAATTTATGATGTCTGTAATCCACTCGTCATTGGCGATAAAGATGTATTGGAAACGATCATGGAAGCCATTGATACACACTTGAACATCCATATCATCAAAAAAACGAACGAGGCAAACTATGAGCCAGGCACCATTGATTTAATCGACTTAAATAATGTCGAAATCGACAGCTATGAAATGGGAGTGGTATCTGGAATGTGCGGACAAGCTTCCTATGAATATATCAAAAAAGCGCATGACTTGATAGAAAACGAGGAAGCCGATGCAATTTGCACACCTCCGATCAATAAAGAGTCCCTTCAAGCGAGCGACGTCCCTTACATTGATCATACAGCTATGTTATCAGCGTTCACAGATTCTCATGATCCCATGACCATGTTTGAAGTCAACGACTTGCGAATCTTCTTTTTGACGAGACATGTTTCATTAAAAGATTCAATTCCAATGATGACCAAAGAGCGTGTGGAAGATTACCTTATCCGTTGTAAAGAAGCATTGGAGCTTCTAGGAATTGATGAACCAAAGCTTGCTCTTGCAGGATTAAATCCACACTCAGGTGAAGGCGGGTTGTTTGGGAGAGAAGAAATTGATGAATTAACGCCTGGACTTGAGGCAGCGAGACAGCGAGGAGTAGAAGTAAATGGACCTGTTCCTGCCGATTCAGTTTTCCACCAAGCGGCTCACGGCAAGTATGATGCTGTTTTATCCCTCTATCATGACCAAGGACACATTGCAGCCAAAATGTATGATTTTGAGCGTACAGTCTCTGTCACCAATGGATTGCCTTATCTCCGCACATCGGTGGACCACGGAACAGCTTTTGATATTGCTGGAAAAGGAATCGCCAGCTCTGTAAGTATGGTAGAAGCGATTAAAGCTGCAGCTAAATACACCCCATTCTTTAGGAAACAAATAAAATAA
- a CDS encoding GntP family permease: MEAPGGQIILGLVVGIALLVFLVMKTKIHAFIALIASSSVIGLIAGMTPPDVANAITNGFGGTLGSIGIVIGFGVMLGRVMEVAGASERLAYSFVRMLGKRREDWAMALTGYVVSIPIFVDSAFVILTPLVKAISKKTKRSVITLGVALAIGLVVTHSLVPPTPGPLGVAGIFGVSVGVMILWGLIFSVPLIIVGVLYAKWIGKKIHQLPDEDGLGWVRPEKPADTYEEFIEQQESKQLPSLALSMAPILIPILLIFANTVVTAQELTEGIFGYIQFFGNPVIAVGLGLVFAIYTLTTRLNRNESLDRMEEGIKAAGIILLVTGAGGALGNVLRESGSGDYVAQLIVNMSVPLVLLPFFVSSFVRLVQGSGTVAMITAASITAPILSGVDGVYMPLAAIGATTGSLLFSYFNDSFYWVVNRMLGIRNAKEQIMVWSIPTTLAWLTAFILLVVFSIFL, encoded by the coding sequence ATGGAAGCACCAGGTGGACAAATTATCTTAGGTTTGGTCGTCGGAATTGCCTTACTCGTTTTCTTAGTCATGAAAACAAAAATACACGCCTTTATCGCTTTAATTGCATCCTCTTCTGTCATCGGTCTTATAGCCGGTATGACGCCTCCAGATGTCGCAAATGCAATTACAAACGGCTTCGGAGGAACACTCGGGTCGATCGGTATTGTCATTGGATTTGGGGTCATGCTTGGCAGGGTCATGGAAGTTGCGGGCGCCTCGGAACGCCTCGCCTATTCTTTTGTACGTATGTTAGGAAAACGAAGAGAGGACTGGGCGATGGCTTTAACCGGTTATGTTGTTTCTATTCCTATTTTTGTAGACTCCGCCTTTGTTATTTTAACACCGTTAGTGAAAGCGATTTCAAAAAAGACAAAAAGATCCGTTATCACACTCGGAGTAGCGTTAGCTATCGGTCTTGTAGTTACCCACTCTTTAGTTCCTCCTACACCTGGACCGCTTGGAGTAGCAGGGATTTTTGGTGTCAGTGTCGGTGTTATGATTCTTTGGGGCTTGATTTTCTCCGTGCCGCTGATTATCGTTGGGGTCTTATACGCCAAATGGATCGGTAAAAAAATACACCAGCTTCCAGATGAAGATGGCTTAGGCTGGGTACGTCCGGAAAAACCAGCAGATACTTACGAGGAATTTATCGAGCAGCAAGAAAGCAAACAGCTGCCTTCCCTAGCCTTGTCCATGGCTCCTATCTTAATTCCGATTCTATTGATTTTTGCTAACACCGTAGTTACCGCTCAGGAATTAACTGAAGGAATTTTCGGATATATTCAGTTCTTTGGTAATCCAGTTATCGCCGTTGGACTCGGCCTTGTCTTTGCTATTTATACATTAACAACGAGACTAAACCGCAACGAATCTCTTGACCGTATGGAAGAAGGCATCAAAGCTGCAGGAATTATCCTGCTCGTCACTGGTGCCGGTGGAGCCCTTGGGAACGTCCTTCGTGAAAGTGGATCTGGAGATTATGTAGCTCAATTAATCGTAAATATGTCCGTTCCATTGGTCCTTCTGCCCTTCTTCGTCTCTAGTTTTGTTCGACTAGTTCAAGGTAGTGGCACAGTCGCGATGATTACTGCAGCATCCATTACAGCACCCATTCTTTCTGGCGTGGATGGGGTTTATATGCCCCTCGCAGCGATAGGAGCCACGACAGGATCTCTGCTGTTCTCCTATTTTAATGATAGTTTTTATTGGGTCGTTAACCGTATGTTAGGCATCCGCAACGCTAAGGAACAGATTATGGTATGGTCAATACCAACTACTTTAGCCTGGTTGACAGCGTTCATTTTGTTAGTCGTTTTCTCCATTTTCTTGTAA
- a CDS encoding beta-galactosidase domain 4-containing protein yields the protein MIENKYDFISLDHLTMKYFIEKDGEVIQTGVGSIKDIPARGSREVTLDYDLEFLKEASTDYYLTLSYVTNQSFAWAINGHELATAQFKFNFETEELALSPDGELVIKETPYSITICGEEVEVVFDTINGRMTSWKKNGVEVVKEGPKLQFWRAPIDNDMYLMKDYKEKYFMHLWHEMVDTVDVNKMKNKVKIIVSTVNGTTNASWYYVCRYEYIIFANGDIQFNVSGTPSGMTENAPLMIPRIGVEMRLNKECENVKWYGRGPGESYSDSKQANLFGVYEKSVADLFTNYVYPQENGNRTDTYWARLVNKYGIGLMASSVGKNTFNFSASFYEVKDVEKANHTIDLQERDYIVLHLDHKQNGLGSNSCGQDQLEKYRCKFEAFNVQMKLSVYSLKETSDILKAKEQIINVND from the coding sequence TTGATAGAAAATAAATATGATTTTATTTCATTGGATCATCTTACAATGAAATATTTTATAGAAAAAGATGGGGAAGTCATTCAAACGGGAGTAGGCTCTATAAAAGACATTCCTGCCAGAGGATCTCGTGAAGTGACACTGGATTATGATTTGGAATTTCTCAAAGAAGCTAGTACGGATTATTACCTCACCTTATCTTATGTGACTAATCAGAGTTTTGCGTGGGCCATTAACGGGCACGAGCTAGCGACTGCCCAATTCAAATTTAATTTTGAAACGGAGGAATTAGCCCTCTCTCCGGACGGGGAGCTCGTTATTAAGGAAACGCCCTATTCCATCACTATATGTGGAGAGGAAGTTGAAGTGGTTTTTGATACGATTAATGGGCGCATGACTTCATGGAAGAAAAATGGTGTGGAGGTCGTAAAAGAGGGGCCAAAATTGCAGTTTTGGAGAGCTCCAATAGATAACGATATGTATTTGATGAAAGATTATAAGGAAAAATATTTCATGCACCTGTGGCATGAAATGGTCGATACAGTCGATGTAAATAAAATGAAAAATAAAGTTAAAATTATTGTTAGTACAGTAAACGGCACGACTAATGCTTCGTGGTACTATGTATGCAGATATGAGTATATCATTTTTGCAAATGGAGATATTCAATTTAATGTATCAGGAACCCCGAGCGGAATGACAGAAAATGCACCGTTAATGATTCCCCGGATTGGTGTGGAAATGCGCTTGAACAAGGAGTGCGAAAATGTAAAGTGGTATGGCCGTGGTCCTGGAGAATCTTATTCAGATTCAAAGCAGGCTAATTTATTTGGTGTATATGAAAAAAGTGTAGCGGACCTTTTTACTAATTATGTATATCCACAAGAAAATGGTAACCGCACTGATACATATTGGGCTAGATTAGTGAATAAGTATGGAATTGGCCTGATGGCAAGCTCAGTAGGCAAAAACACATTCAATTTTAGTGCAAGCTTTTATGAGGTTAAAGACGTCGAAAAAGCAAACCATACAATTGATTTGCAGGAAAGGGATTATATAGTCCTTCATTTGGATCATAAACAAAATGGTTTGGGCTCCAATTCGTGTGGTCAGGACCAATTGGAGAAATATCGTTGCAAGTTTGAAGCATTCAATGTGCAGATGAAATTATCTGTCTACTCTCTAAAGGAAACTAGCGATATCCTTAAAGCAAAAGAACAGATTATTAATGTAAATGACTAA
- a CDS encoding glycoside hydrolase family 2 TIM barrel-domain containing protein — translation MRKYKIWEDIRITDINRLKPRASFHSFPTKKTALIGEKAYTHHFKSLNGMWDFLFLQAPEYSPESFEKKEADTTEWDQIQVPSNWQMEGYGDMHYSDLWYNFPIRPPYVPSENPTGIYKRKFLIDQSWFDKEIIIRFHGVDSAFHVWVNGEEVGYSKGARNTSEFNISSYLNVGENDITVRVYQWTDGTYLEDQDMWWLSGIFRDVELYSRPINGIDDFKVDTELQVNSTIGNLEVNGTVRNAKNELTLVYELLDENHNAVMSGEEELVEGHFCISDSISQPKLWSAETPNLYTLLLTVKQGEKIVEVIPQKVGFRQIELKGKTFTVNGVAIKLKGVNRHDYNPSTGRVVSMEEIIKDIKLMKQHNINAIRTSHYPNSPYFYEVCDRYGMYVIDEADIECHGFELTNHYSWLADDPEWEKVHTDRLIRMVERDKNHPSIIMWSLGNESSFGQNYREMAKICREIDPSRLIHYEGDTLAEVTDVYSTMYTWIEHPDKEHKTMKDIVLTTEKPHIHCEYGHAMGNGPGGLKEYQELVYEHEQLQGGFIWEWFDHGIQTSDENGRVYYSYGGDFGDEPTNGNFCIDGLIMPDRTPSPALLEYKKLLSLFTLMP, via the coding sequence ATGAGAAAATATAAAATTTGGGAAGACATTCGTATTACAGACATAAATAGATTAAAACCACGTGCTTCTTTTCATTCGTTTCCAACAAAGAAGACTGCACTCATTGGAGAGAAAGCTTATACACACCACTTCAAAAGTCTAAATGGAATGTGGGATTTCTTATTTTTGCAGGCTCCAGAATATTCGCCAGAAAGCTTTGAAAAGAAAGAAGCAGATACTACAGAATGGGATCAAATTCAGGTGCCGAGCAATTGGCAGATGGAAGGGTATGGAGATATGCATTATTCAGATTTATGGTATAATTTCCCAATACGCCCGCCTTACGTGCCATCTGAAAACCCTACAGGTATTTATAAGCGAAAATTCCTAATTGATCAGTCTTGGTTTGATAAAGAAATCATAATACGTTTTCATGGGGTGGATTCCGCATTTCATGTTTGGGTGAATGGGGAAGAAGTTGGCTACAGTAAAGGCGCCAGAAACACTTCTGAATTTAATATTTCTTCCTATCTTAACGTTGGAGAAAATGATATTACAGTTAGAGTGTACCAATGGACAGATGGTACTTATCTTGAGGACCAAGATATGTGGTGGTTAAGTGGAATATTTCGTGATGTTGAGCTCTATTCGCGACCTATAAACGGCATTGATGATTTTAAGGTTGATACCGAATTACAAGTCAATTCTACTATCGGGAATTTGGAAGTGAATGGAACCGTACGTAATGCCAAAAATGAATTAACTCTCGTTTACGAACTTCTAGATGAAAACCACAATGCTGTTATGTCTGGGGAAGAGGAGCTTGTTGAGGGTCATTTTTGTATTTCGGACAGTATTAGTCAACCTAAACTATGGAGTGCCGAAACTCCGAATCTATATACTTTATTACTTACCGTTAAGCAAGGTGAGAAGATCGTAGAGGTTATACCCCAGAAAGTAGGATTTCGGCAAATAGAATTAAAAGGCAAGACTTTTACAGTAAATGGGGTTGCAATTAAACTAAAAGGTGTGAATCGTCATGATTACAACCCTAGTACAGGAAGAGTCGTATCAATGGAGGAAATCATAAAAGACATCAAGCTCATGAAACAGCACAATATAAATGCAATTCGCACTTCCCATTATCCGAACTCTCCGTATTTTTATGAGGTGTGCGACCGGTACGGCATGTATGTTATTGATGAAGCTGATATTGAGTGCCATGGATTTGAGCTTACCAATCATTACAGTTGGCTTGCTGACGACCCGGAATGGGAAAAAGTGCATACAGACCGTCTTATTCGAATGGTTGAAAGGGATAAAAACCACCCTTCAATTATTATGTGGTCTTTAGGGAATGAATCCAGCTTCGGACAGAACTATAGAGAAATGGCCAAAATTTGCAGGGAAATTGATCCCAGCAGACTCATTCACTATGAGGGAGATACTTTAGCAGAGGTAACAGATGTATATTCAACAATGTACACATGGATCGAACATCCAGACAAGGAACATAAAACAATGAAGGATATTGTTTTAACGACTGAAAAACCCCATATACACTGTGAGTATGGTCATGCGATGGGCAATGGACCTGGAGGCCTAAAAGAATATCAAGAACTTGTCTATGAACACGAACAGCTCCAAGGAGGTTTTATTTGGGAGTGGTTCGACCATGGAATTCAAACAAGTGATGAAAATGGCAGAGTATATTATAGCTATGGGGGGGATTTTGGAGACGAACCAACGAATGGAAATTTTTGCATAGATGGTCTCATCATGCCTGACCGTACTCCCTCACCCGCATTGTTAGAATATAAAAAATTATTGAGCCTGTTCACACTTATGCCATAA
- a CDS encoding DMT family transporter — protein MRNIFKEKWGAILIAIFCSVLWGSAFPVLKISYEELDMAPDDVVAKIVFAGMRFLLAGVVILFCLFFYNKRKLFVTKKQFLFLVLFGAVQTGLQYFFFYNGLAKVSGMQGSILQSSGIFFVILLAHFFYQNDRITLNKIFGLIAGFAGIIFANWGQELQLSFHVTGEGYMILAALTSAIGTIMAKELAVDIHPFALTGWQLTIGAALMLIIGLPNLQEEAIVFTPLGWGLLIYSVFLSAAAFGLWYSILKFNKAGEISMFKFITPVSGTMLSAIFIPGENVNVYIIGALTLITLGIIAVNYKVERNKDINKGHLNSSLKGRRNSL, from the coding sequence GTGAGAAATATTTTTAAAGAGAAGTGGGGGGCAATATTAATTGCAATCTTCTGCTCTGTACTTTGGGGGAGCGCGTTTCCAGTATTAAAAATAAGCTATGAAGAATTGGACATGGCACCAGATGATGTCGTGGCCAAAATTGTTTTTGCGGGAATGCGTTTTTTATTAGCGGGTGTAGTTATCTTGTTTTGTTTATTTTTTTACAATAAAAGAAAGTTATTTGTAACTAAGAAGCAGTTCTTATTTCTAGTGCTTTTTGGTGCAGTGCAAACAGGCTTGCAGTATTTTTTCTTTTACAATGGACTTGCAAAAGTTTCGGGAATGCAGGGTTCTATCCTGCAATCTAGTGGGATTTTTTTCGTAATATTATTGGCTCATTTCTTTTACCAAAATGACCGGATTACGTTAAACAAAATATTTGGATTAATTGCCGGGTTTGCTGGAATTATATTTGCGAACTGGGGACAAGAGTTGCAGTTAAGCTTTCATGTAACAGGAGAGGGTTATATGATATTAGCTGCGCTTACAAGTGCAATTGGGACAATTATGGCGAAAGAACTGGCGGTTGATATTCATCCTTTTGCCTTAACTGGCTGGCAGTTAACTATTGGTGCAGCATTAATGCTTATAATCGGTTTGCCTAATTTGCAGGAGGAAGCAATCGTTTTTACACCGCTTGGCTGGGGTCTTCTTATCTATTCAGTTTTCCTTTCGGCGGCAGCATTTGGATTGTGGTATTCAATCCTTAAATTTAATAAAGCCGGCGAGATAAGCATGTTTAAATTTATCACTCCTGTTTCCGGAACAATGTTGTCGGCAATTTTTATTCCAGGGGAAAACGTAAACGTTTATATTATAGGAGCATTGACATTAATCACACTTGGAATTATCGCTGTAAACTATAAGGTTGAAAGAAATAAAGATATAAATAAGGGCCATCTTAATTCATCCCTAAAGGGAAGGAGAAATAGTCTATGA
- a CDS encoding amylo-alpha-1,6-glucosidase yields the protein MNFNIKYIPFSTFGSYMSISYLVGNEDLPEGIYLRNIRGGDDENGAVFKLDMLQNGGIVPFETILAPDCLTLKTNSGQVQLIFPESSCLRVFGENAGLRLTLVTNEYDNAFKKERGQLQVNVFSKKVKFMLRQIQGDLNTDAPWKVNGCTRVVADFTPDVDRKQLDATIEEFETVYSPHDFTESFQLARQQALGKFEEWHANTLDVPKIYEASKRLAAYITWSSVVKKEGFLTRPAMYMSKNWMTNIWSWDHCFNAMALAKNNPEFAWDQYMIFFDVQDRSGMLPDYMNDKFAYWNCTKPPIHGWTLSWMLDKICLPEEKLREIYSPLSKWTEWYFEHRLSSNGFPEYHHGNDSGWDNSTLFHEGIPVETPDLSAFLILQMQTLADIARKLGLQQEELMWEKKANDLLRNMIDYFWDGEKFLAKHCGNAVDCGDSLQLSLPLILGESLPENIRQKLIDGLKDTDRFLTEHGLATESITSPYYEEDGYWRGPIWAPVMLLFIDRLNAVGEFEFAEDLAKKFCNMAADNGMAENFNAITGKGLRDRAFTWTSSVFLILANEYVNR from the coding sequence ATGAACTTCAATATCAAATACATTCCATTTAGCACTTTTGGCTCTTACATGAGCATTTCCTATTTAGTAGGCAATGAAGATTTGCCAGAAGGAATCTACTTACGCAATATAAGAGGAGGAGATGATGAGAACGGTGCCGTTTTTAAGTTGGATATGCTTCAAAATGGAGGTATAGTACCATTTGAAACAATCCTTGCTCCAGATTGCCTCACTCTTAAAACAAACAGTGGTCAAGTTCAACTTATTTTCCCTGAGAGCAGTTGCTTGCGAGTTTTTGGAGAAAATGCAGGTTTGCGGCTGACACTTGTTACAAATGAATATGATAATGCATTTAAGAAAGAGAGAGGACAATTACAAGTTAACGTTTTCTCTAAGAAAGTCAAATTCATGTTGAGACAAATACAAGGAGATCTAAACACTGATGCGCCTTGGAAAGTGAACGGTTGTACTCGTGTGGTTGCTGATTTTACTCCAGACGTTGACCGTAAGCAATTGGATGCAACGATAGAAGAGTTTGAGACTGTATATTCTCCACATGATTTCACAGAATCTTTTCAATTGGCTAGACAGCAAGCACTTGGCAAATTTGAAGAATGGCATGCAAACACATTAGATGTGCCTAAAATCTATGAAGCAAGCAAAAGGCTGGCTGCTTACATTACATGGTCTTCCGTAGTCAAAAAAGAAGGATTCTTAACTAGACCGGCAATGTATATGTCCAAAAATTGGATGACAAACATATGGAGTTGGGATCATTGTTTTAATGCAATGGCATTGGCTAAAAATAACCCGGAATTCGCTTGGGATCAATATATGATATTTTTTGACGTTCAAGATAGGAGTGGAATGCTTCCAGATTATATGAATGACAAATTTGCATACTGGAATTGCACGAAACCCCCTATACACGGCTGGACATTATCATGGATGTTAGACAAAATATGTCTTCCAGAAGAAAAGTTGCGTGAAATATATAGTCCGTTATCAAAGTGGACTGAGTGGTATTTTGAACATCGGCTCAGCAGTAATGGGTTTCCGGAGTATCATCATGGTAATGATAGCGGATGGGATAATAGTACTTTATTCCACGAAGGTATACCTGTTGAGACACCGGATTTGTCCGCATTCTTAATTCTGCAGATGCAAACATTAGCTGATATTGCACGAAAGTTGGGACTTCAACAAGAAGAATTAATGTGGGAAAAAAAAGCGAATGACTTGCTTAGGAATATGATCGATTATTTTTGGGATGGAGAGAAATTTTTGGCTAAGCACTGCGGAAATGCAGTCGACTGTGGAGATAGTTTGCAATTATCACTTCCTTTAATTCTTGGAGAAAGTTTGCCAGAGAATATTAGGCAAAAACTGATTGATGGTCTCAAAGACACAGACCGGTTTTTAACTGAACATGGTTTGGCAACTGAAAGTATTACGAGTCCTTACTATGAGGAGGATGGTTATTGGCGAGGACCAATCTGGGCGCCAGTAATGCTGTTATTCATTGATCGTTTAAACGCTGTGGGAGAGTTTGAATTTGCTGAAGACCTCGCTAAAAAGTTTTGTAACATGGCTGCAGATAATGGCATGGCCGAAAACTTCAACGCGATCACTGGCAAAGGGTTAAGAGATCGTGCATTCACTTGGACGTCGAGTGTTTTCCTGATCTTGGCTAATGAATATGTAAACCGTTAA